The Corvus hawaiiensis isolate bCorHaw1 chromosome 10, bCorHaw1.pri.cur, whole genome shotgun sequence genome includes a window with the following:
- the SSR3 gene encoding translocon-associated protein subunit gamma yields MAPKGGPGGRQQSEEDLLLQDFSRNLSAKSSALFFGNAFIVSAIPIWLYWRIWHMDLVQSAVLYSVMTLISTYLVAFAYKNVKFVLKHKVAQKREDAVSKEVTRKLSEADNRKMSRKEKDERILWKKNEVADYEATTFSIFYNNTLFLVLVIIASFFVLKNFNPTVNYILSISASSGLIALLSTGSK; encoded by the exons ATGGCTCCCAagggcggccccggcggccggCAGCAGTCCGAGGAggatctgctgctgcaggacttCAGCCGCAACCTCTCGGCCAAGTCCTCCGCGCTCTTCTTCGGCAACGCCTTCATCGTCTCCGCCATCCCCATCT ggCTTTATTGGAGAATATGGCATATGGATCTTGTTCAGTCTGCAGTCCTGTACAGCGTCATGACCCTCATCAGTACCTATCTTGTGGCTTTTGCATATAAAAATGTCAAGTTTGTCCTCAAACACAA AGTAGCCCAGAAAAGAGAAGATGCTGTTTCCAAAGAGGTGACTCGCAAGCTGTCCGAGGCAGACAACAGGAAGATGTCCCGCAAGGAGAAGGATGAAAG GattctgtggaagaaaaatgaggTTGCAGACTATGAAGCAACAACTTTCTCCATCTTCTACAACAACACCCTCTTTCTGGTCCTGGTCATCATTGCTTCCTTCTTTGTGCTGAAGAACTTCAACCCCACTGT AAACTACATCCTTTCTATCAGTGCTTCCTCAGGACTCATTGCTCTGCTGTCCACAGGATCCAAGTAG